In Apium graveolens cultivar Ventura chromosome 10, ASM990537v1, whole genome shotgun sequence, the following are encoded in one genomic region:
- the LOC141689424 gene encoding uncharacterized protein LOC141689424: MQVIMASSASSNSRQHSNNASSCASSSSRQHSNDTSSCASSSSRQHSNDVSSCKGIELWCDHCAWLVKGQRFDDGIVCCAFCGKILQDTTVTNDARGQRRAQGTGNRVNVASRKALSSRSLQSDEYVKG, from the exons ATGCAAGTGATAATGGCATCCTCTGCCTCCTCGAATTCACGACAACACTCGAACAACGCTTCCTCGTGTGCCTCCTCGAGTTCAAGACAACACTCGAACGATACTTCCTCGTGTGCCTCCTCGAGTTCAAGACAACACTCGAACGATGTTTCATCGTGCAA GGGAATAGAGTTGTGGTGTGATCATTGCGCATGGCTTGTTAAAGGACAACGATTCGACGATGGCATAGT ATGTTGTGCTTTTTGCGGGAAAATTCTTCAGGATACCACTGTCACCAATGATGCAAGAGGCCAG AGGCGTGCACAAGGAACTGGTAATCGCGTCAATGTTGCTAGTCGCAAAGCTTTGTCTTCTAGGTCACTTCAATCAG ATGAGTATGTTAAAGGATAG